CGTTACTTTTTAGCTCCCTTTCCTCTGATTATGGCAACCACCAAAAGTATCAAAGGCAATCCCACTTCGAATAGAAGCCCAAAGGGCGGCCAATTTTCACTTAGAAATTTGCTAAGTTCCGGCGTGTTTCTAAACAAAAAAGTGGCTGCAAGAATTTGGATAAGAGCCGCTGGATAAATTACGGGTTTATATGCTTTCAAAGACAGTACTTGGGCAGTTGTAAAGCAAACCAAATAGTACAGCACGTCCACTTTGATCACAATACCGGTTATCCATAGAAAAATAATCAGAGTCTCCATCCGCTGCAGAAAATTGCCGAATTCAATGAACTTCGCCAAGTACAAAAAAGGAAACACCAAATCTCCGGTTAGGTAGGGTCCAAGGACTGCAAGGGTGATCAGGGTGTCGGCGGAGAGAAAAAATGTCACCGCCAGGAGGGTCAAAACTCCTTTAAGCTTGATTTCTTGGGGCTTGTTGACCATGGGCAGCAGGATGGCCAACGCGACAATCTCGCCGTACCAGGATGCAGGTACCACCGAACCTATAATTATTGGCGAAACCCCGCCTTCCAGAAAAGGCTGCAATTTTTCCAATTCCATACTGGGCGCTGCTAATCCCAATATAACTATTAATGAAAATACAAATAGCGGCAGTACAAACTGGGCCATGCGGGCGATAACTTCGATCCCCTTGAATGCGGCATTGGCTCCGATCAGGACTATAATGGTACTGAAAAGTACTCCAGGTGTCGCCGGCATCAGGGTATTAGTCAGGAAATCAGAAAACTCCCGGATGACTAAGATGTTAACAACCAGAAAATAAATCACATAAGCCCCGCCCACCATCTTTCCCAAGGCTTTCCCCAAGAGGATTTCGGTATATTGGGGCAGGGTTTGCTGTGGGAACCTCTGCCCTAATTTACTTATGATCCACAGGCTTATATAACCTGCCAGTGAAGCAAACACGGATGCTATCCAGGCAGACTGCTTGGCCCGGTCGGCAGTAATTCCGGGCACAAACAGAACTGATGTAGCCATAATTAGTAAAAACAACAACATAGCAATCTGTGTGCCTGAAAGTTTTTCTGTGTCTATGATCCTTGTCCTCCCTGATCCGGTTTTTGCGGGCCTTGGTCAGGATCCTGCCTATCTAGGTTGCCGGCACTAAATAGCTGTGGCCGTTTCTGCATGGCCCACAAAGGCATTCGTACCATAGAATCCTTCAAATCCCTCAGACTTAGAGGTGCCAAAGGTAATAGGTAAGGAATTCCGAAAGAGCGCAGACCACAAAGATAAGTTAAGATCACCATCAGACCTAATATGATTCCCACTCCGCCAAGTATTCCTGCCAGGATAATCAATACAAACCGGAGAATCCTAATTGCCGTACCTGCGGCGTAATTGGGGATTGTGAAAGAGGCAATGGCGGTAATTGCTACAACAATTACCGATATAGGTGAGACAAGACCTGCAGTCACAGCTGATTGCCCGATGACTAAACCACCAACTGTACTAATTGCCTGACCAATGGTTTTTGGCAGCCTTACTCCAGCCTCGCGCAATAGTTCAAAGGCAAATTCTATGAAGAGAATTTCAAATACGATGGGCAAGGGTAAACCTTGCCGGGCTCCGGCAACGGTGTTGATTAGTGAAGTTGGCAGCAACTCCAGGTGGAAGGAAAAGGCTGCTACAGTCATTGCTGGAAGCAGCATGGCAATGTTCAGAGCAAAAAAACGCAGAAGTCTGGTCATTGTGCCAAACACTGTATTGTTATAATAGTCTTCGGCAGCCTGCAGCAGGGAGATAAAAGTAACAGGTACAATAAGAGGCATTGGCGAGTTGTCTACCAATATTATTATTCGTCCCTCCAATAAGGAAGCTGTTGCTTTGTCCGGGCGCTCAGTGTATTGCACGAGCGGGAACAGAGAAATTCGCTCATCCATAATCAATTCTTCGATATGATTCCCGCTGAGTATGCTATCAACATTTATCCTGCCGATCCGCTGTTTAACCTCTTGCACGATTTTGTCATTAGCGATCCCTTCTATGTAACAAACGGCAAGTTTAGTCTTCGTTAGTAGTCCTACATGGAATCTTTCCGTTTTCAGACGGCTGGTTTTTAATCGGCGCCGGATTAAACTCAGGTTGGTATCGATACTTTCTACGAACCCGTCCTTTGGTCCCCGCACTCCAGGTTCTGTATCTGGTTCGGAGACCGCCCTGCTTTCCCCTCCGCGGACCCCAGCTATTATTGCAGTGGTTGATCCATCAAGCACCAGGGCTGTGTTGCCCTCTAATACTTTTTTAACCAGTTCAATCAAATCGGAAGTTGTATTGGTTTCCGCTAAGTTGATTAAACGTTCATTAATAATCTTTAGTATATTGGACCGGGTTATATGAACAGACGAAGGTAAGGTAACAGTTTCCTGCATGACAGTTTTCAATAAGTGATCACTGATCATTTCATAATCAGTTAACCCAGCCACATATACCACAAAGGCTCGTATAGTATGTTCGGTATTAATGATAAACTCGCGGAAAAGAATATCGGCACAGAGGTCAAATACTTGACGCAAAGCTTGCAGGTTGTCTTCATAACTTGCAGACAAAGGTCTTTTTTCGGTAGGTTGTTGGTCGGTGGTTTTCCTGGGGCCTTTTTTAACCATTTTGTAATCAAATCCTGAAGTATAAGTTTTATTAGCTTTGATACTAATGCATAACGAACGGCCATTCTTTTTATACAACAAAGGGAGGCCGTTAAAGATTAGTATCTAAGACACTGTTATTTACTTGTTCAATCTTGAAGTAGAGCACATAAAACTACAAGCAATTTCACACGCCTAAAGAAACTTTTTTCCACATGTTTATCACCTTAATCGTATTGGGAGTTAATTTTCTATATCTACATGTAATATAATGCCAAGAATATATGTTATTCATTCCGGTAGCTTATGCTATTTTTTCCTATTTTAGTGAGCAAAAAAGCAAAGTAAACATTATTGGCACTAATCCCAACTTAAGGTTTATATAATTTGATACAATAAAGGAGAGGGGTGCTGCTCTCCTTTTGCTTCTTCTATACTATTTTAAATATCTCCATATTGATCTCTGTTTCATCAAGAATGTCCGAGTTCACTTGCAGCCTCAATATAAGCTTCATGGTAAAAGGTATCGAGCTGTCTTGGTGATGACGGTAAAGCTTGGTCCTTTAATTCACTATAAGCTTTTTCCAATTGAGAGTATTTAGCTTTAAGTTCTCCTAATTCACTAGCTAACGATTCTCTTGTAGCTTTATCCTTATGGCTCAAAAAGATCGCCTCCTTAATTATTAACTTTAAACCAGTATTTCCTGAATTAATGGATTTTATTGTAAATATTACGTGTAATGATCAAAAAATTAATAGCATTGAGTTAAAAATATCAAATTAGTGTCATAATAATCTGAATTATGCATGTTATGATTAACTATAAACTTCTCATGGTTTTCTTGAAGCATATCAGTTCATCTCAACGCTGAATGACATTGGAGGAGGATCTATGTTTCTAAAACCAAAATTAAAGATAATGTCTCGTGATAATTGTGAATTAGTGCATGAAAAAACTTTAAAAGTCTTAGCTGAAACTGGCATACGTTTTGAATCTGATCAGGCATTAGCTGTCCTAAAAAGACATGGAGTGAAAATAACCGGCAAGACGGCTTACTTTAACTCTGCAATGGTCGATAGAGCGATTGCCCAGATACCTAAAAAGTTCAAGTGGATTGGACGAAACCGCAGCCAAGATCTTATGGTTGGCGATGATTTAGTGGTATTGCCTAATGTAGGAAATATTTATGTGCAAGACCTTACATATGGACGGCGTGAAGGCAAAAAAAAAGACTTTCGAAATATTATTAAACTTCAGCAGGCGAGCCCATCGATGAATGTCAGTGGGGGGAGTCCGGTTAATATTTTAGATGTAGAACATGATGAAAAATTTGCCACAATGTTGTTTGAAGCCATTAAACACAGCGACAAACCTATTTTAAGTCTTTGCCAAGAAGGAATTCAGAATAATCAACGTTCTCTTCTCATGCTAAAAATATCCTTAGGGAAGAATCATCTTAGGGATCAAATATACACCGGTGTCATTGTTGACCCTCTTAGCCCTCTTGCTTATGACAAGGCTGCGACGGACACAATTATTGCCTATGCTGAAGACGGCCAGGCGATTTTATTAGTTACCTGCAGCATGGCTGGTGTAACGGGACCGATTACCTTGTCTGGGATGTTAATAGCCCAAAATGCTGAGATTTTAGCAGGTCTGATTTTAACCCAAATGGTTCATCCGGGCTGCCCGGTAGTATGTGGTGTTTCATCGTCAATAGCCAATTTAAAGCAAATAGCCTATCTTACGGCAGCACCGGATATGAATATTATGACTATGGCAGGAACCGACCTTTATGAAGATTTTTATCAATTGCCCACGCTCTTATTAGCTGGTCAAACAGACAGCAAAATGTTGGATTATCAAGCAGGTTTTGAGACTATGCAGACCCTTCTCTTACCTATTCTGGCAGGGGTCAAAATGATCCAAGAAGGCAATGGTACGCTGGACAGTTTTATGACGACATCTTTAGAGAAAATGATAATTGATGAAGAACTTATTGAAAGATCAAAACATATAGCCCGAGGACTTCCCCTTGACTCCTCAATGTTTTTGCTGGATGCTATTCACCAAGTTGGCAGCAGAGACTCATTTTTGAGTCATGAAAGTACCTTTGCTCATTTTAAAGAACTTTGGCGGCCAACAATTTCTGAAGACAGGCCTTATTCCTTTTGGGAAAGAGACGGAAAACTTGAGATTACTTATAAAGCACATAAAGTGTGGAAAGATCGTTTGTCCAATGCACCCCAATCCATGATTTCGGAAAGTTTGGAAAAAGAATTGCTGGCTGTTATAGAGAAGATATAACTTGTTTGTTAAAACAAAAGAGGATGCTCAAACCTGAGCATCTTCTTTTGTTTTGACAATCAAAACTGGGCAGGAGGCCTTCATTAATACTCGTTGACTAACACTACCCAGCAATGAACCCATAACAGGCCCATATCCACGGCTACCCATGACAACGAGATCGTAATTTTCATTTTCAATTTCATGGATAATTGCGGCAGCAGGATGGCCGGGCTTAAGTTTCTGCTCTATTGGAATACTTCCAACATCGACCTGAGCTAAGGTTGCTGTTAAGGATTCTTTTCCGTAAATGCTGATTTCCTCTTGAGGTACTGTGGTCCCGCTGGAAAGTTTATAGCCTAAAGCTTCAGGGGTAAACATAACGTGCATGAGGATTATACGAGATTTAAGCGGCTTTGCCAGGGTTAAAGCTGTTAGAAAAGCATGTTTGGCAGAGTCGGAGCCATCTGTTGGAACTAAAATAGTTTTAAACATGGTTTTTCTCTCCTTGAGTTTATGATATTGTTAATTGTCAATGTTTGCAAAATAATTCTAAAACCAATATTTCGGGTATTGTCTGTTTGGAGAAAGATTGTTAACGATAAGACCAATTACTACTAAAATAACGGCACCTAAAGCAATGGGATTAAAGACATAGAAGGGATGAGCTTTGCTTAGTACCGCAAACAGTGCGGTTGCCCCTCCCGGCGGATGCGTTGTCTTAGTTAGAATCATAATTACTAAAGCCAGAGCAGTTCCTAAGGCTGGGGACCACCAAGTCAGACCAAATAGCAGGAAAGTGGACACTCCTGCCACCGCTGAAAGGATGTGTCCCATAATCACGTTGCGGGGCTGGGATAAAGGAGCATCGGGAACACCGTAAACCAGAACAGCCGAAGCACCGAAAGAGGCAACAATCGGAACAGAGAATTCTTGAGCAAATAAGGCTATTGCAGTAATCCCTAAAAATGCTCCCAGCCAAGTTAGAATAACATCTAAAGGCGGCGGAGTGACAAGGGGGGTAGTCCTCTTGTGGCCTTTTAGTTTACTTAAGTATTTGTTTAACCAAGTCGGTACCTCCAGGAACATTGTTTTCCCTTTATGTAGGGAGATAAGGTCTCTTGATTCATTGGCTTGTTGCAACTCAATTCACTCCCCTTTATTTGTTGTCGTCATGAATAACCTGATTATAGTTGGATAATGGGAGTGATGTTGTGAATTGAGTCACACTTTTGCAATCTCAATAGAAATGATTTTTCTTCGACGAATTCCTTAATAAGGCAGGGAAAATGGAAGCTATGGATATTTACAAACATTATTTTAGCAAATACAAATTATTATTTATTACTGCAATCAGTTGTGTGTTTTTTGAAGCTATTTGTGATCTGTTACAGCCGACGATTATGGCACACATTATTGATGAGGGTGTAAAAAATAATCAGCTGGGAATTGTGTTGAAAATGGGTCTGCTCATGCTGATGATTACTGGTGTTGGAGCCTGCTTTGCGGCAACCCGGAGTGTTTTGGCGAGCAGGGTTTCCCAAAGTTTTGGTGCAGATTTACGTTATGATGTTTTCTCGAAAATTATTAATTTCTCCGAAGTCAGTACCGATAAAATTGAAAGTGGTTCGTTAATAACTCGCATGACCAATGACATTTCTCAGATGACCCAATTCACGAACGGCATGATGAGAATCTTTTTCAAAGCACCAATAACTTGTTTGGGCAGCATCATATTGGCAATGATGCTGAGTTTTCAATTGAGTTTAGTTTTATTTGCAACGGTAGCCATAGTAGCCGCCTTTATCATAGTCAGCATGAAATTAAGTTATATTCGATTCGCCAAAGTACAGCTTGCTATCGACAAAGTTAATACGGTCATACAGGAATATCTGATGGGAATAAGGCTGGTTAAAGCTTTTGGACGATATGACCATGAGGAAAGGAAGTTTGCTTACGAGAATTCGGATTTGTCCCATAAAACCGTGTCAACCCAAAAGGTGATTGCTTATTTTTCACCTCTAATGTCCCTGACCATCAGTATCGGAATTGCTTTGATATTGTATCTCGGAAGCTTTCTATTCGGTTGGGGAGACATTGAAGTAGGCAAAGTTGCAGCATTCATAAACTACATGGCGCAAATTTCAACTTCATTGATTATGATTACAAATGTATTTAATGTATTTGTTCGGACGAAAGCATCTTCGGAAAGAGTTAATGAAGTGCTTAACAGCGAAGAGGATTTTAAAGGGATTAAACAAACCATAAAAGATGGCAGCTGGGAGCTTGCCTTTGAAAATGTAACTTTTGCTTATCCAGAGGGAAGCGGTCTGCCAAGCATAAAAAATCTTTCCTTTAGAATTAATCGTGGAGAATCTTTGGTGATTATCGGTCCAACCGGTTCCGGAAAATCTACCCTCGTATGGCTTTTCCTGCGCTTCTATGATGTAGAAAAAGGAACGATCTATTTAAATGGTATGGACATAAAGACCATTGACTGCAAGACATTGAGAGACAATATTGCCTTAGCTCCACAAAAGAGCATGCTGTTTACTGGAACTGTCTTGGAAAATATAGCTTGGGGCAATCCAATAGCTACTAGAGAGGAAATAATCAACGCCGCTCGAGCTGCTCAGGCTGATAAATTTATTCAGAGCATGCCTGCTCAATATGAAAGTCACTTAGGTCAGGGTGGGGTCAACCTTTCTGGAGGTCAAAAACAACGCATTTCAATCGCCAGGGCTTTGGTTAAGAAAGCACCAGTTTTGATTTTAGACGACTGCACCAGTGCTCTTGATGCGGTTACAGAAGCTAAAGTCAGACACGGTTTGAAAACTTTAGATAAAGAAAAGACCATAATTTTAATAACTCAAAGAATAGGGACCGCAATGTTTGCCGACAAGATCCTCGTGCTTGACGACGGTAAAAAGGTTGGACTTGGCAGCCATGAAGAACTGCTCCACTCATGTGAAACCTACCAGGGAATTTTTCACTCACAAATTGGCCGTGACTTGAAGGTGACAAATAATGGCTGAAAATAAAAATTTCGATAATATGCCAAATTTGGGAAAAATGGGCGGAGGTGGCCCCCGGCGGTTTGCTCCCATAGCCAAGCCCAAAAATACAAAAGCCACTCTGTTTCGGCTTCTCAATGTCTTTCTGTTGTGGCGCAGGTCTTTTTTGGTAGCAGTAGCGCTGACAATTTTATCATCAACAGTTTCTCTTCTGACACCATGGTTATTGGGTAAAGCAATCAACACCTTCAATACAACCACCAATTCAGTTGATACGCCTCTCTTGAAACTCATTATTTTAGCCCTTGTCTCATGCTACTTGGTAAGTTGGGTTATTGATACATTTAACGGTGTATTGATGGCAAAGGTTACCCAGGAACTGATTAAGCATATTAGGAATGAATCCTTTGCGAAGCTGCAGAGAATTCCCTTGAACTTTTATGACAGAAGGTCACATGGGGATACAATGAGTAGGATAACCAATGACGTGGACAATATCAGCACGACGATTTCGCAAACAACTACCCAGTTAATAGCCAGTATTTTTACTATAACAGGCTCGTGTGTAATGATGCTGATTCTGAGTCCGGCGTTAACTCTTGTTGCTATGGTTTCAATTCCCTTGTTTTTGGTTTTGACAAAGACTATTGCCCGTCGCAGCCGCGAGTATTTTTTAGGACAGCAACAAAAATTAGGGGACTTAAACGGAGTCATTGAAGAGAACATTGTTAGCTTAAAAATGGTAAAAGCTTTTAATCAACAACAAACTGTCTTAGCTGATTTTAATCGTCTGAATAGGGAGCTTTGCAGCTATTCTACTAAGGCCCAGATTTGGTCAGGCTTAATGATGCCGTTCATGAACGTCATCAATAACCTCAGCTTTACGTTTATTGCCTGTGCAGGAGGGATTCTTTCAGTAAGGGGCGTGATAACTGTCGGGGTAGTGGTGAGCTTTCTTACCTATTCGAAACAGTTTGGACAGCCGCTGAATAGTATAGCCGGAATGTTTAACAACATTCAGTCTGCTTTAGCCGGTGCAGAAAGAGTTTTTGAAATAATGGATGAAGAGGAGGAAGCTCCTGACAAAGAGAGTGTAAAAGAGTCGTTTAATCCCAAAGGTGAGGTAGAGTTTCGCAACGTGTCTTTTTCATATAATCCCGGCAGTCCGGTTTTAAATAATATTTGTTTTAAGGTCAGACCAGGAGAAGTGATTGCCTTGGTTGGTGAAACCGGAGCTGGGAAAACGACCATTGTAAACCTTTTAACGCGCTTTTATGAGTTAGACCAAGGGAAAATTCTGATCGACAATACCGATATAACTGAAATTTCCCGAGCGAGTCTTAGAAACTGCTTTTCTGTCGTTTTGCAGGATACCTGTCTTTTTACAGGTACGATTTATGAAAATATCAGATATTCAAACCCGGATGCTTCAAAAAAGGAGGTTCGAGAAGCTGCTAAGTTGGCTCATGCTGATGATTTTATCTCTCGTTTGCCCAAGGGGTATGACACGATTGTAACAGGCAGTACAGATAACCTGAGTCAGGGACAACGCCAGTTGCTGGCCATTGCCAGAGCTATTCTCTGTAATGCTCCGATTTTAATATTGGATGAAGCTACAAGTAGTGTGGATACAAAGACTGAAAAAGAGATTCAGCATGCCTTGTTAACCCTTATGAATAATCGAACCAGTTTTTTGATTGCTCATCGACTTTCGACAATTCGCGATGCTGACAAAATAATGGTCATTGGCCGGGGGGAGATATTGGAGAGCGGAACTCATAGTGAACTTATGAAAAATAAGAGCACATATTTTGAAATGGTAACAAGTCAGATGGGAAGTACCTCTTTCGGAGTTGGATGTGAGATTGGAATAGAGCAAGCTCAGACTACATATAAGTAGGGTAAGAACTCCGCCAGGGGGGCATGACATGAAGAAAAGAGGATTATGGTTAATCATGGTAATCAGCATCGTGCTGATCGGGGTATTACTAGGACGCTATTTTTGGCAGCCAGAGCCCAAAGATTTAGTCACGCACGGTTTAGAAAGACTAAACGCAGCGACCTCTTTTCGCTACAGTTTAATCCAGCATCAATGGGTGGATGGAAAAGATCGCGTACTCACTCACATTCTAGGAGAAAAGGACGGTGGGAATACTCGAATCTTGGGTCAGCTGGTTGGGAGCGAAGTTGAAATGATCAAAATTGGGGATTCTACCTATAGCAGAGATCCTTTTGGCAAGAAATGGATCAGATTTGCAAATGCTCCAGCAGCCCAGGAGGTCTTTCTGGCGGAGCTCAACCCCTTATCTTCGCTTCAAATGAAAGAGCTTGGAGAGGTGATGCTTAGCGGTCAAGAGAAAGTAAACGGACAGAAAGTATGGGTATGTCAGTTACAACCTAGTGTACAGAATCAAATGATGGAGGTATTTTGGACAGATTTCCGGTATACGCTTTATATTCGCAAGTCTGATAAAACTCTCGTAAAAGCGACAATTGAAGCGAAGAATAAAGCTAAGTCCGACCCCATGACGATGACACTCGAGTTTAAAGATATTGGTAAGAAAATAGCTATTGCACCACCGGATATTCAATAATAGTTCTAAATAAAAAGCGTGTTTGGCAGTATTCCTTAATGGTATACTGCCTATTTTAACTTCTACGTTTAATTAAAAAGTTATTATCACTATTTTCAGCAGAAAAGTGTTTGCACAATGGACAAGCCTCTGGTATAGTTTTGGCATGAGTTTTTCGGAGATGTAAAATGATTTCGTTTTAATAGTAAGTATAGTGGAGGTGCCTTCGATGGAAGAATATATTTCAAAAGTGTTAATTTCAAGAGAACAATTAAGTAAGCGGGTCGCAGAATTAGGAGCACAAATCACCCGCGATTACGAAGGAAAGAATCTTCTGGTTCTTGGGATCTTAAAAGGCGCTGTCCCCTTTATGTCTGACCTTATCCGAGAAATCAAACTGCCTTTAGCCTATGATTTTATGGCTTTATCTAGTTATGGGGCCTCCACGAAGTCATCTGGTGTTGTGAGGATTCTTAAAGATTTAGAGCGCAGTGTAGAAGGGGTTCATATTTTAGTGGCTGAGGATATTGTGGATACGGGATTGACATTAAAGTACTTAAAAGATAATTTAATCGCTCGAAATCCTTTGAGTGTTAAAGTGGTTACACTCCTTGATAAGGCCGCACGAAGACAAGTTGATGTCTATCCGGATTATAACGGATTTTCCATTCCCGATGAATTTGTGGTTGGCTATGGATTGGATTTTAATGAAGAATATCGCAATTTGCCTTATGTTGGGGTCTTAAAACAAGAAGCTTATGAAATAATTTAATTAAGAATGGTGATGAATTTTTTATGACACAAGAAGTCATTTTAGTCCTGGATTTTGGAGGACAGTATAATCAACTTATTGCTCGGCGCGTTCGTGAGGCACGTGTGTATTCTGAAATGATTTCTTATAAAACCTCCGTTGAGGAGATTAAAGCCCGTCAGCCAAAAGGTATTATTTTCTCAGGCGGGCCGGCAAGTGTTAATCAGCCCAATGCCCCCAAAGTAGATCCCGAGATCTATTCTTTAGGAATTCCCATCTTGGGAATTTGCTATGGCATGCAGTTAATGACAGTACAATTAGGTGGGAGTGTTGAACATCCTGAAGCTCGTGAGTATGGAAAAGCGATGCTTGAAATCGATAAGGCAGCAGATCTCTGGAAAGGCTTGGAGGGTGAACGTCCTTGTTGGATGAGCCATGGTGATTCTGTAAAGACCTTGCCCGAAGGATTTGAAGTTGCTGCCCATACGAAATATACTCCTGTTGCAGCCATGATGGATGAAAAGCGACATTTCTATGGAGTCCAGTTCCATCCGGAAGTAAAGCATACACCCGATGGGCAAAATATGTTGGAAAAATTTCTTTTTGATATTTGCCATTGTACCGGAGATTGGACTATGGAGTCTTTTATTGAGCTTCAGGTTGCAGAGATTCGGGCTAAAGTTGGAAATAGGCGGGTTCTTTGCGCTTTGAGCGGCGGAGTTGATTCTTCAGTTGCGGCGGCTTTGGTACACCGGGCTATTGGGGATCAATTGACTTGTGTTTTTGTAGATCACGGTTTTATGCGCAAAAATGAGGCGGAACAGGTTAAGAAGGTTTTTACTGAACAATTTCAATTGAATTTAGTCTTTATCGATGTCCGAGAGCGGTTTATGAAAAAACTTGAAGGAGTTTCTGACCCGGAAACGAAACGGAAATCTATTGGCAATGAGTTTATTCGTGTTTTTGAAGTTGAGGCTGCCAAGCTGGGAAAAGTTGATTTCTTGGTTCAAGGTACTCTTTATCCGGATATAGTGGAAAGCGGGACAGAGACTGCGGAAACCATTAAAAGTCATCATAACGTGGGCGGTTTGCCGGAGGACATGCAATTCGAGCTTGTTGAGCCCTTACGAATGCTCTTTAAAGACGAAGTGCGGGAACTTGGCCTAGAACTGGGAATGAGCGAGGAAATCGTCTGGCGCCAGCCTTTCCCAGGGCCTGGACTGGCAATTCGAATTTTAGGAGAAGTAACCCAAGAGAAGTTGGATATATTACGGGAAGCAGATGCGATTATTTTAGAAGAAATCCGTCGCTCAGGATTATATCGAGAACTCTGGCAAAGTTTTGCTGTACTTCCTACCATTAAGAGTGTCGGAGTAATGGGGGATGGCCGTACTTATGAATATCCCATTATTCTAAGAGCGGTTACCAGTGAAGATGCTATGACAGCAGATTGGGCCAGACTCCCTTACGACCTTCTCCATGACATATCTTCCAGGATTGTCAACGAAGTTAAGGGTGTTAATCGTGTCGTTTACGACATCACCTCCAAGCCCCCGGGAACCATTGAGTGGGAATAATGAGACATACAGAGTCCGGTAAAAATTTCTATCGGGCTCATTTTTTATTTGTCCCCAACACCAATCAAAAGATTTCGAGATTATATACTAAATAAATCAATATTTTGTCCTCTAATCGGATAATTTGGCAGGAATTTACGAATTGAAAGAGAATTGCTGAAAAAGTGAAGGAACAGTAACGGTTTATGTTTAGCAGGAGTGCTTATAGAGAAACTGAATTAAAGGGGGGAATCTGGTCTCTACCTTTGTAGAATCAGTGATAATGAAAATGACATTAGCAAAAAAGATGATTTTTTATTTTTTATTGGTCATTGTGGCAGCAACCGGAGGATTTGCTTTCGCCATTTATGGAAGTAATAAGGCGGAAATATCGGTTGATAATTTAAGGGGTTATGAAACTCCGCGATTAGAAAAGAATAATGAAATCGCCTACAATGCTTTGGCTCAGTCCTCAAATTTGCGTGGGTATATCCTTTATGGACAAGAACAATATCTCAATGAATATAGGCGATTAGCAGAGTTGAATGCTAAGCTGGAGGAAGAGCTCATTAATGAGG
This Desulfosporosinus orientis DSM 765 DNA region includes the following protein-coding sequences:
- a CDS encoding spore germination protein; this translates as MVKKGPRKTTDQQPTEKRPLSASYEDNLQALRQVFDLCADILFREFIINTEHTIRAFVVYVAGLTDYEMISDHLLKTVMQETVTLPSSVHITRSNILKIINERLINLAETNTTSDLIELVKKVLEGNTALVLDGSTTAIIAGVRGGESRAVSEPDTEPGVRGPKDGFVESIDTNLSLIRRRLKTSRLKTERFHVGLLTKTKLAVCYIEGIANDKIVQEVKQRIGRINVDSILSGNHIEELIMDERISLFPLVQYTERPDKATASLLEGRIIILVDNSPMPLIVPVTFISLLQAAEDYYNNTVFGTMTRLLRFFALNIAMLLPAMTVAAFSFHLELLPTSLINTVAGARQGLPLPIVFEILFIEFAFELLREAGVRLPKTIGQAISTVGGLVIGQSAVTAGLVSPISVIVVAITAIASFTIPNYAAGTAIRILRFVLIILAGILGGVGIILGLMVILTYLCGLRSFGIPYLLPLAPLSLRDLKDSMVRMPLWAMQKRPQLFSAGNLDRQDPDQGPQKPDQGGQGS
- a CDS encoding universal stress protein; protein product: MFKTILVPTDGSDSAKHAFLTALTLAKPLKSRIILMHVMFTPEALGYKLSSGTTVPQEEISIYGKESLTATLAQVDVGSIPIEQKLKPGHPAAAIIHEIENENYDLVVMGSRGYGPVMGSLLGSVSQRVLMKASCPVLIVKTKEDAQV
- a CDS encoding endospore germination permease, coding for MIDTEKLSGTQIAMLLFLLIMATSVLFVPGITADRAKQSAWIASVFASLAGYISLWIISKLGQRFPQQTLPQYTEILLGKALGKMVGGAYVIYFLVVNILVIREFSDFLTNTLMPATPGVLFSTIIVLIGANAAFKGIEVIARMAQFVLPLFVFSLIVILGLAAPSMELEKLQPFLEGGVSPIIIGSVVPASWYGEIVALAILLPMVNKPQEIKLKGVLTLLAVTFFLSADTLITLAVLGPYLTGDLVFPFLYLAKFIEFGNFLQRMETLIIFLWITGIVIKVDVLYYLVCFTTAQVLSLKAYKPVIYPAALIQILAATFLFRNTPELSKFLSENWPPFGLLFEVGLPLILLVVAIIRGKGAKK
- a CDS encoding trimethylamine--corrinoid methyltransferase — encoded protein: MFLKPKLKIMSRDNCELVHEKTLKVLAETGIRFESDQALAVLKRHGVKITGKTAYFNSAMVDRAIAQIPKKFKWIGRNRSQDLMVGDDLVVLPNVGNIYVQDLTYGRREGKKKDFRNIIKLQQASPSMNVSGGSPVNILDVEHDEKFATMLFEAIKHSDKPILSLCQEGIQNNQRSLLMLKISLGKNHLRDQIYTGVIVDPLSPLAYDKAATDTIIAYAEDGQAILLVTCSMAGVTGPITLSGMLIAQNAEILAGLILTQMVHPGCPVVCGVSSSIANLKQIAYLTAAPDMNIMTMAGTDLYEDFYQLPTLLLAGQTDSKMLDYQAGFETMQTLLLPILAGVKMIQEGNGTLDSFMTTSLEKMIIDEELIERSKHIARGLPLDSSMFLLDAIHQVGSRDSFLSHESTFAHFKELWRPTISEDRPYSFWERDGKLEITYKAHKVWKDRLSNAPQSMISESLEKELLAVIEKI
- a CDS encoding HPP family protein; this encodes MFLEVPTWLNKYLSKLKGHKRTTPLVTPPPLDVILTWLGAFLGITAIALFAQEFSVPIVASFGASAVLVYGVPDAPLSQPRNVIMGHILSAVAGVSTFLLFGLTWWSPALGTALALVIMILTKTTHPPGGATALFAVLSKAHPFYVFNPIALGAVILVVIGLIVNNLSPNRQYPKYWF
- a CDS encoding ABC transporter ATP-binding protein, whose amino-acid sequence is MDIYKHYFSKYKLLFITAISCVFFEAICDLLQPTIMAHIIDEGVKNNQLGIVLKMGLLMLMITGVGACFAATRSVLASRVSQSFGADLRYDVFSKIINFSEVSTDKIESGSLITRMTNDISQMTQFTNGMMRIFFKAPITCLGSIILAMMLSFQLSLVLFATVAIVAAFIIVSMKLSYIRFAKVQLAIDKVNTVIQEYLMGIRLVKAFGRYDHEERKFAYENSDLSHKTVSTQKVIAYFSPLMSLTISIGIALILYLGSFLFGWGDIEVGKVAAFINYMAQISTSLIMITNVFNVFVRTKASSERVNEVLNSEEDFKGIKQTIKDGSWELAFENVTFAYPEGSGLPSIKNLSFRINRGESLVIIGPTGSGKSTLVWLFLRFYDVEKGTIYLNGMDIKTIDCKTLRDNIALAPQKSMLFTGTVLENIAWGNPIATREEIINAARAAQADKFIQSMPAQYESHLGQGGVNLSGGQKQRISIARALVKKAPVLILDDCTSALDAVTEAKVRHGLKTLDKEKTIILITQRIGTAMFADKILVLDDGKKVGLGSHEELLHSCETYQGIFHSQIGRDLKVTNNG